A region of the Motacilla alba alba isolate MOTALB_02 unplaced genomic scaffold, Motacilla_alba_V1.0_pri HiC_scaffold_31, whole genome shotgun sequence genome:
GAGATAGATGTGAGAGGTTTGCAACAGCATGAACAGCCTGGgaaatggggacagggaaaaatttgttttgatttgtcaCAAAAAAGCAACTTGAGGGCCTGAAAATGTTGTCAGACAGAAACTACATCTGTGTGTAAGGGCCACATAGAAAAAGGGTCTGTGACAAGCcaggggagaagcagcagatggGACAGAGGTGTGCAAGAAATCCATTGCATTGGAGAGAGTCTGATGGAGACCTCCCCTACAGCACTGGCCAGGAATAAAATCAAACTTCACCAGGCATAGCCACATGGCATTGGAGAATCAGGGATCCTCCTTCCTCCGCTCAGCAACTCCCAGCAAAACAGGAGTCCAAAACCTCAGCCTGTTAGAGGGGATCCACTTCATCAAGGCCCTGAACACCAAGGAGTTCTCAGTCTGCTTTGGGCTGAAGCTGAACAGGGGAGGTACCTCTGCAGGGAATGGAGGGCgatgggacagcagggagccgTGGTGGAGAACTGTCCTGTGCCCGGGCAGGGCCAGCACTcacctgggctgcagcacactGCCAGGGAGCCGCAATGGTCCCCGGCCGCCAGCGGGTGCAGTGCCACTGTCACCTGCACGGTGTCACCAGCGGCCAGAGTTCCTGTGGCCGGCACCACGGAGAAAGGACTGCAACACAAAGAGAGGCATCAGCGCTGGGGCACACCTGGCCGTGAGATTCcttctgcactgcagctcccctcagctccctcGGGCAAGCAGGGAGcaaagcagccacagccagcagaaGACAGCCACAACAGACAGCATCACAAACAGCCACTGAGCCACTGCTGAGCAGATCCAGCCCTCACAAGATCCTGGGGCTAAAATGACCTCAGCTCCCCCATACTCTGcacccagctctctgcagcGACACTCAAGGGTCCCCCTGCCAGCAACCCCATCCGAGAATGGTTTGTGAAGAGCACACAGAGGGTTCAGAGCTATCTGCATGCACAACTTGACACTGACTGCCTCAGGAATtgctcttttcctgctgcctaCAAACCTCCTCTCAGGAGATGCAAATGTGAGGGCACTACCTGTCCTGGGAGATTACAGCCCAGGAATCAGACAGGGAGAAGGAACTTTTCCCTGAAGACCAAGCAACAGTTACTGTTGAATTGGCAGTGTGGTTCTTTGGTTTATTTCACCTTGAAAGCATCCTGATTTAGCCTGAAAAGGGCCCATTTTATCAGCATTTCAATGAAAGCTGCTCTAAGAAAAGGAGCAGTCAAAACTCTGAAAGAGTGCAAATGCAGTTTAGAGCAATCCAGTGGCATGGAAAGCCAAAAGGAGGATGCCATTTCCAGGCTGAAGGATCCAATCCCAGCTAAATGAAGCACCATGAGCAGGAGCACACCAAGGGAGCAGAACAGGAGGTTTCTGTGTAGTTACCAGCAGTGCACTCTGGGACTGTGGCTCGTCATCCACACTGGTCACTGCTGGCTTGGCCCAGCAGAGAAACTCTGTGCAATGTGTTGGAAATGTCTCTGCAAATGTGTTGGTGCACTTTGGATTTCACAGGAGCAATCAGGATTGGTGCCCAGGTAAAGAGCTCTTGCCTGGCACACACAAGACTCCGTGCTTTgatgctcagggacagctcaggggaaatgtgcttctgcccagcagctgctgggctttgtGCTCCTCTACAGCCCCACGCAGGAAACAAAAGTGTCTGGCcttggtgctttgctgctggtCAATCTGTCACTTCCAAGTGTCCTCTGGGCACTTTGCTGATGAATGcatcacacacaaaaatcaagaGAACGTCTGGCAAGCTGAGCTTTATTCCTGTCACTTGCTTCAGGTTCTGCTCATGAAGGACCCATTGCTGCAATGATGGGCTGACCNNNNNNNNNNNNNNNNNNNNNNNNNNNNNNNNNNNNNNNNNNNNNNNNNNNNNNNNNNNNNNNNNNNNNNNNNNNNNNNNNNNNNNNNNNNNNNNNNNNNNNNNNNNNNNNNNNNNNNNNNNNNNNNNNNNNNNNNNNNNNNNNNNNNNNNNNNNNNNNNNNNNNNNNNNNNNNNNNNNNNNNNNNNNNNNNNNNNNNNNNNNNNNNNNNNNNNNNNNNNNNNNNNNNNNNNNNNNNNNNNNNNNNNNNNNNNNNNNNNNNNNNNNNNNNNNNNNNNNNNNNNNNNNNNNNNNNNNNNNNNNNNNNNNNNNNNNNNNNNNNNNNNNNNNNNNNNNNNNNNNNNNNNNNNNNNNNNNNNNNNNNNNNNNNNNNNNNNNNNNNNNNNNNNNNNNNNNNNNNNNNNNNNNNNNNNNNNNNNNNNNNNNNNNNNNNNNNNNNNNNNNNNNNNNNNNNNNNNNNNNNNNNNNNNNNNNNNNNNNNNNNNNNNNNNNNNNNNNNNNNNNNNNNNNNNNNNNNNNNNNNNNNNNNNNNNNNNNNNNNNNNNNNNNNNNNNNNNNNNNNNNNNNNNNNNNNNNNNNNNNNNNNNNNNNNNNNNNNNNNNNNNNNNNNNNNNNNNNNNNNNNNNNNNNNNNNNNNNNNNNNNNNNNNNNNNNNNNNNNNNNNNNNNNNNNNNNNNNNNNNNNNNNNNNNNNNNNNNNNNNNNNNNNNNNNNNNNNNNNNNNNNNNNNNNNNNNNNNNNNNNNNNNNNNNNNNNNNNNNNNNNNNNNNNNNNNNNNNNNNNNNNNNNNNNNNNNNNNNNNNNNNNNNNNNNNNNNNNNNNNNNNNNNNNNNNNNNNNNNNNNNNNNNNNNNNNNNNNNNNNNNNNNNNNNNNNNNNNNNNNNNNNNNNNNNNNNNNNNNNNNNNNNNNNNNNNNNNNNNNNNNNNNNNNNNNNNNNNNNNNNNNNNNNNNNNNNNNNNNNNNNNNNNNNNNNNNNNNNNNNNNNNNNNNNNNNNNNNNNNGGGAGTCATTTCTCCTGAGCCACTGGAGTTGTGTGTCCCTTGAGCCTTAGTGAGCACTGATCCTTGTTGGAAGGCTCCCCCAGAGCTCGTGGGTCCCTGGGACTGTTCAGGAGTCCTTGCAAGCCTTCTTGGGTAAAGGAGgggctgaggcagctgtgggACAAAGTGCTCTCTCTGCCTGGGCCATTTGGCAGCCTCTGGGTGCTGCCTCTCAGGGTTTGCCCCTCCTTGACAAGACATGTTGGGGTGGGGAGACGCAGAAGGCAATTTTATCACTGTCGGGCTGTGAAATGTCCATTTGACAGTGAGCAATGTGTTCTGCTCCATTTCACATCCTTGGGGTAAACCTTCTCCATTCTCTCAGTAGCTCTGATTGCCCTGGGGTCATCTCTTTGCCCAGGTGTCTCGTTCCTAAGCTGCAAGTGTACCCCAAGTCCTGCTCTACGAGGAGTGCCAACTGAAGGTGCCCTACGAGAGGAAGCTCTTCATTAGCAATCCCAGCCACCTGCCTGGCTGCTACGGCTCATTCCCCAGGTTGGCCATCACATCCACCTCCTCCTGTCAAATATTATTGAGGAGAGTATTAGGGGAAAACAGGGTTTGGATGTGACCTTGCTGGTTTCTATTCAGTCTTAAAGATCTGCTGAGAACAGGATCCTGCCCAAATGTAAACTTTAGGAGGCAGTTTAACTCCTGAGGAAACAGTTTATGTTCTAGTCTTCAGGGTGTTTTCTTGTGGGAGATCTTGGAGGGTTGTGAAAAGCTGCTGCATCCACAGACaccagtgcctgtgctggcagcctccTTGCAGGATGCCCTGGGAATGCTAAGCCTCCAATTCTTGCATCGTGTTTGTGCCTTTTACCTTTGTCCTGGGGATTTTTAAACGTGTGTGTCAGTTGCTGTTGCGGTGGATGTTAAGGAGTGTAAAGTTTCTTCCGAGGTCCCTCTGAAGCTGCATTTCATTCTGTCTCTTGCAGAAACGCAAGGAGGACTCTCCCGTGTTGTACTCCAGCCCCAGACCCTGTGGGATTGTCCAGCCTCACAGCATAGCAGAGATCCCAGTGCTGGTGGAAGTGCAGGCGTTGGGCACGCATCGCACCAATGTTCTCATCGGCGTCTTCGGGGATGAGAGAAACCCCCTGGTGAGGGCAAGGGCAGCTGTGTGcctttgtgcagctgctgctggcagggggcagAGGCCACAGGGATTCTTCCGGGGAAaacaggcacaggctgctggggagAAGGACAGGAGGGATGGGTGGCACAAGCAGCTCGTGCCTTAGAGGTGGGAATCTCAGTGTCTGACACAGAATGGAGTTCGGCTAAGCTGGAGTCGAGGGCCATTTTAGTTAATTActctttaaaatgctgttaaCTTTGAAAACACTCTTTCAAAATGTCATCTCTCTGAGCACAAAAGAGGATGTCAGAAGACTTCTGGGAACCTTGagctttctgtaaaagaaaggaaagctggcATTTGAAGAGTGGTTGCAAGGATTGAAACTTAGATTAAAACACATGGAAATGATGATGCCAAATTCCCTGGATGGCAGCAAACATCTGAACTGGGCCATTGTGGCACTGCATGTCAGTCAGTGAACAGGAAGGACAGGCAgtgcaggctgtgccagggagcctGAAGTTGACAAAACAGTTGCTTTCAACTATCAGGCTGCTTACCTTAAAGAGGAGGGTTTCTCCCCACCAGAAGAACCAGTTGTTTACCTGTCAGCCTGCTCTGAACTAGAGATGTCTTGCAAAGCTTTTCCCTGTGGGCCAATAATTGGTAGTTTGAAAGGTTCTCTTAGCTTAATCCTTTCAAATTTGGAGGTGAACAtggaatttcttttatttttccccaaaagcccAGCATTTCAGCTGGAGAGTGGTAGCTGTCCCTAAGGAAATAACTTGAGCAGGGTTGAgctgtttcaggttttttaggTTTCcctgttgtggtttgttttggggtttttttcaatctttCTTGCCTGCTTCCTGAACAGAGACCAGAATTACGGAGCTCTGGACAGCTGGCAGAAACCTCCCCAAGCCCAAGGCTGGCAGAGTTTGGCAGGACCCCAGCACTACAGcctatgtatgtatgtgtgtgtgtgtgtgtatggggAATGTGACCTGAGTCACCCGGGAGTGTTGGGAAATGTCAGCCAAGCCCCAGCAGTGTCAGGGAAACATTCCTGATAAATacctgggggagctgcagagtTTCTGGCGTTGGGCActggggggctgtgctggctcatCCCTGGCTGGGTCTGCCCCTCGGTGCCTCAGATCTCCCCTTTTTGCTTGCCTTCTGTGtcttttcctctcccactgTGCTTTTTGCATGCCCACAAGGTGTTCATCCCTGTCCTCTGTAGTTCCTCAGTGcaagcagtggcagctgctgcagcagctcagtgtcATCCCTGGGCTGCCTTTAGGACAgacctgccccagcctggattGGGAAGGGCTGCATCAAACCATTGCTCAGTTCAGCGTGCCAGCAGCCACCCAGGGGCTGCAtcctggccaggagctgctcgtgcaggtgtccctccctgccactgCAGGTCCCTGTTCATAGTTATCTTATTTTCCAGAGATGAGCTTCACCCATCTAAATTCCAACCCCGGCCACCGAAGGAGAAGAGAGCCTGTTTGGATTGCCCGGCATCTCGCTGGAGGCACTTCAGGATGAGAAAGGAGGAGGCAGGCAGAGGCCTTAAAGAAGTGCAGGGTTTGACCCAATCTTCAGGAGTGGAGGTAGATTTTCTTGTACACCTACTGCTTGTGTTGCCTCCCCAGCCTGCCACCAGCAAGTCGTGCTCgtgctgagctgcttttttgctgccctgctgtcctgtgccctggcagtgggctgggcagcagggccagtgGCTGGACATGGGCTGAGTGGGAGGGAGAAACAGGAGAGTTTTCCTTGGAGAAGCTCCCTCAGATGCTACAGGCCTGTGCTgagggtgggattttttgcctTGTTTCCTTCACAATGGAAGATGAGGCTTTCATCTGCATCATCATGCTGAGACCTCCAGCTTCCTTCCCAGGGCAAGCTGTGATGAGTCCTGATCTCCATGGAGcctcttcccagcccagccagacTCCCTGTTTGCAGGTCTCTGCTTTCCCCCGAGAACTGGGATTGCACTGGTGGCCCTGAAGCTGTCTGACCAAGGGAGCCTTTGCCAAGTGGCTGTCTCTTCCTCCTGGCATAGAAAATGGCTTGTTTTTCAGGTGCCACCACAAACTGCTGAGAGCCCTCACCTCCCACTGGGGTTGGAGGGATTCAGGTGCTCCGTGGACGCAGCGCACACTGCCCTGGAAGCGGAGAAGGGGAGAGGGAATCTGTCTCACTTGCACATTGTCAGTGTGgcaagcagggctggagctgccagtgccACTGGTGGCCCTCAGCATTGGCCACCGAGGGGCCTCACATCCCTCCAGGCCATCACAAAgtgctgctgaagcagctgctggttgGAGAGGCCGTGCAGGACACGTTGTAGGGCTGCCCAAGGACGCTGTGCAGCACCTCTGGAGGGCACTGCTCCCCCTGGAGCTCCTCAGGTGCTGCATAGGAAACTTGTGCAGGAGCTTTTGCTGTGGCACCTTGAGAAAGCAGCATTGAAATCAGAGAGAGGGGGGAAGAGCCTCAGGAGTCAGATGAGCTGGGCTGGAGTCCTTTGCTCAGCTCCAAGAGCTCTCACTCTGAGTCTCCTCCTTTTCTACAAGCAGTAAGTTTTCAACCTTTTGAAAGGCAAGTTGTGCATCAGAGAGAATTTCTACTGCCAGGAGACATCCCAGATCACTGTCACGTCATGTACTAATGAATGCATTGCCCCGTGAGTATGGCAGAAGATTTTCCCCATGGTCCCTGCTCTGGTCAGTGGCATGGATGCAGGATGAGATCAGGGTGATTCTGGCAGTGTTTGGGGAATAGGCCCCTCCAGGTACAGCTGCACTTTGCTCCAAGCTGCTCTTGTGCGTCCATTTCCATGCTCAACACCTCAATCTCTCCTGTCTTCCATCCAGGCTTTCAGTGTCCTGCCActgtcagctgtgctgcagccaggagagagcCAGCAGGTCTCCTCCACCGTCTCTGGCCACCTCAACACCATCTCCAGTGTCCCGGCGCTGTGCCACGTGGAGGGAGGCCCCACCTGCGAGGTGGGGGTGACCGGGGGGGCCTCACGTGTCAGCTCCTCCCTGAGCCCCCGGGGGATCAACTGTGGCTCTCGGGCACCTCTCAGGGAGAGGTGAGTAAGCCTTCCATGGTTCCTGCTCTTGCATGGGCTCTTGTCCCTGGAGGGCTTCCCTGCTCCAAGGACTCTGAGCTCAGAGGTGCTGCATAGCaaaggcagaagcagcacagggatggccCCTCTTGGCTCCCTGGCTCCCAAGAGAGGAAGGACCTTCTTCTGTTGAGACACAACATCTCCTTCTCTGCTTTAGTGCTGAGCCCTCCTGGCTTagatgctgcctgcagggagctgggctctggccTTGCCTTGGCACTGCCTCCAGGGGTGTCTTTAAGCCCATGGTGTTGAGTCGCATCTTCTTCATCATCTCCCTTCACCAAAACAGTGGCACTGTGGTCTGGGCAGGCGTGGGGCACAGACCAAACCTTGCTTTgggtcctgctcctgccacaggtGAAGTCCTGGCAATGCTGATCTGCCAGGCTTCTCCTGatgctgggacagcagccatAAAAGCTCTGTCCTTTCAGCtccccttcagctgcagcaggaggcaagcacaggagaagctctgctccagccaggcagcccagctcaggacaCAGAGGCAAAgtgtggagctgggaggggaggctgCTGAAAGCAAGCCTGTGCATCAGGACTTCcttcagcccaggctggagtTGCTTTCATGGCGAGGAGACAGACGAGGCTGCTTCAAATCCTTTCCATGGCAGACAGCGCTCGTTGCTTGGTCCCATCCGGGGTTCCAGCAGGAAATCTGGCTGACAAGAGCCTGCCTTGCAGGAGAGGAGTTcctgcagcctttgctttctGGCTGATGGGATTATTCTCATTAAGGTGCAGGCTATGAGTTGTTAAAACCAAAGATCACGGGCAGAGACTCTCTAACTAATTAAAGTTAGAAAGTGGTATGTTTATTAACAGCGGCGGGCGGCACCAGAGCCGTCCCCAAAAGGCGTGACCGCGCTGCACAAGGCTCTGTGCCCTCTCTTTATTTCCCAAGATCTTACATCCAATACATGTGCACaaccccagcacctcccatcCCCTGCTCTGGATTCAAATGAGGTCATTGCTCCTTCACGCCTGCACAGTTCTTCTCTGGAATTGGGTCGGTGGTCTCCAATTGGGTCAGTGGTCTTAAGGGATGAAGTCAGGAATGTCTTCATCAGCTCTCTGGGACCCTCTGGCTCCATCCAAGGTCCCCTGCTTAGGGACTGATTGACATAAAGCCCAGGTGCTAACCATTGTTCTACTGCTTTCAGAATGTTCTTATCACAGTTCACTTGCTCCACTTCCTTCTGTCAAGAAGCTCCTCATGGTAAACAATGGAACAATCAGCTCCAGCCTTAGCACCTGAGAATCATTAACCCATCATCTGCCTATCTAACTTACATCCTGATCAGTGTGAATTGCTTCTAAGCCTCAGCTGAAACCTTAACTCTTGAAAATCATGcttcagctgtgcccagggagaagGGGGCTGAATGAGCTGAGTGAGAATTGCAGGAGAGATAAGCAGATGTCAGCAATCTGTGCTCTGCTTTCAACTGGCAAGTCAAGAGACAAAGGGCGTTTCCAGGCGTCAGCgcagagagctgctggatcAGCCTTTGGCAGCGGGCTGGAGGTGTCTGGCTGTGCCTTGAGAGGGAGCTTGCACAGTCAGGACCTTATGATGGCAAGGCTTGGGTCTGGCTGGTCCTGGAGGTCCCCTTCCAGCAATGCCCTCACTTGGCATGTTCCCAACCTCTGCGGGTTGAGGAGAATTCACGGAAATGGCCTCGGGGTCAGGGAATGAAGTGCAGGGCCAGCCAGGACTAGTGAGCCCAAGTTTCTGGTGCTGACTCTCAGCcgtgttttctgttttgtctgcaGAAGGGAGCTGAAGCGGCCGGCTCCAAAGcttggggaggagggaaaagccttagaggaggaagagaggcggaagaaggaaaagaagggtgTCCCTGTGGGGAAGCAACCTCCAAAAccagagaaggggaaaaccaaacccccaGGGAAGAAGGAAACCAAGGCCCCAGAGAAGGAAACCAAACCCGCAGAGAAGAAGGAAACCAAGGCCTCAGAGAAGAAGGAAACCCAAATCCCTAAAAAGGAAGCCAAGGCCCCAGGGAAGAAGGAAGCCAAGGCCCCAGAGAAGAAGGAAGCCAAGGCCCCAGAGAAGGACACCAAACCcccagagaagaaggaaagcaaagtcctaaagaacaaaactaaattcccagagaataaaaacaacctccagaaaagaaggaaagcaaatccCAGAGAGGAAGGCAGCCAAAATCCAAGAGAAGGAACCCAAAGCGCCAGAAAGAAGGAACCCAAAGCCCCAAAGAAGGGGAACACAAAGCCCCAAAGAAGGGGGAACTGAAAGCCAATTATTCtgtttgttattaaaatatattttacttgtGCATCAAATCTCTCTATGGGTTTGTTTACCTGTTCTCTTCACTGATTCTCATGGGACAAACCCCTTGTTGTTGCAGGTGCATTTGTTGTTCACCCTCAGAAGAGATTGTTCACAAAGTCTCATTCTCAAAATAGCTTCACATGGGAACTTGTAACTGCTCAGCTGCACTCAGAAGAGATGACAGGCCAGCATTGATATAGCAGAACAAGGCCTGATTTCATAAGGCCTTTCTTTGATCATTCTTCTACCTGTCTAGGACATCTCCCCCTTTTTGTTAATTTCAAAAAGGCTCATCTGTTCTGATGTTGGCACAGCTCACTCTTGTGAGGGTATTATCTCATGAAGGTTATTGCTGGTTATCTGTTAGATCTGGGATAAGATCCAGAAAAGACCAATTACAATCAACAAACCTTAGCCAAATTCTGTCAAGTCATTGACACAGGGTTTTGCAGCATGAGAAAACAAGAGAATAATGTCCAATGTCTCTtagggaaatggaaagaaatgacCATTGTTTCCAGTCAGCTGAGAAGTAGGAGGAAGTGCATTAGCTGGAAATGTTGATCTTGGCCATCACTGAATgtcctcctgggagctggaacAGGGAAGAACTGCAGAAGGTCAGTAGGAACACTGTACCATGATGCTGCCATGAGGCTTTTGCTGGCAAATTGCCTCTGTAAGTTTGCAGACACAGCTGTGTCTTGGCAGTGCTCCTTCTGTTCCTGCTCTGGCCACAAAGGCTGCACGGTGATGAGGTTATTTCTCTTCTCACTGGGCCTCCTTTTTTCAGAGCTGATCAGTGTCTGATGGAATGAACAGGTGACTGCTTGGAACTGTTGCTGATAAAACACAGGCATATCTTCTCCTGAAGTTAAGGAATCAATGAGGCTTCACTGTGGGACACTCAATTGGGATTTCGATGGGATGATCTTCTTTCCAAATTTCTATGGAAATACTGCATTATTCAAAATGATTCGTCCTCCAATTTCTCATGTACATATTGCATTCTTTGAATGTTCTTCAGGCGTTCATTCctcctgttttttgttttttcagaatGAGATGCATGTCTTTTGTTATGAGAATGAAGATACATCATAGTCAAATAATACATATAGTGGACAAGAAACTTCCAGCAATTGGGAATAATTTGGATACAACTCTCAGGAATATTTCAAGTAGCAGACAAAACTAACAGCATAGGTGGGATTAGGTAAATAGCAATCTCTGAATTAATGTACCATCATGGCAGAGTCTGCAAATAGCTGACAAACCTCGATTCACTGGGGACTTGGAGAATTCTTGCCAGATAATAATTCCCAAGCTCCCTTTACAAATAGTTCAACTGTCATGTATAGAGGGTCAAATTGCAAAGTCAAAGCAACTCCAATCTAgttttgatgcagaaaacatCTGGGTCTGTTGGCAAATTCCCGTCCAGGTAGAGCCAAGGCCTGGCCACCACCCAAGCTCTGAGTGGGAGAGAATTCCCTAAACATGATTTAAAACAAGGCTCTTAAGAATAGCACTTACGAGTAAGGTCTAGGGCTGAAAGACCAATGAACCCTCCAAGAGCTGGTCTCCTCCACAACTTCCTCAGCACAGAGATGCTTTCAACACAGCAAACTGTGGGAGTGGCTCTGTAATAATTGGGACGGCATCTGATGGCTTAGAGTAGATGTGACAATAGCATCAGTTCAGAGGAGGCTCTCGACAAAGCTGAGATATCGTTTCTTGGAACTCTGACAAATACCTAAAAATCATGAGCCAGCCCTGGGTCCAACCATggagccccagggcagagcctggctaGAGGGGCAGTCTGGTCTGAGATCCATGAGCAGCTGGAGAACAAAAGGAGGATCCTGAACGACACGGGCCTTGCAGATAATTACACCAAAAGAggggaaagcaaatgaaaagctGGCTATCAAAACAGTAATACAAACATTGATGTGTTTATGacagaaaaaatgcaacaaaggAAACACTGAACAGCTCACTCGTGAAATTCATGATACCTCAGATTAAAGAACACTCAAACCTGATATAAATGAATTTGGACAGCAGTAGAGCTTAACAAGAGGAACTTAATAAAACTCAGCCCTAAAAGGATTTCAAATGAATAAACATAATTTCATTATCACCTTAGCAGAACAAAAAGCACACTCAAGAGAACTCCAAGTTAATTACTATTAATACCGAACATAACTGGATCCATAAAAAACTGGAATAGAACATTGTTCAAACTTAGTAATACTGaaactgaacagaaataaaatcgACCAAAATTCCTTCATGAAACTTAGCCTTATTCAATTTAACAGAACGTAACTGAGCATTACAATGTTGGGCCTTAATttacagaattaaaatgaaCATCATTAAAAGTTACGGATATGACATGATGTAACTTTGTCTAAGGTTATTAACACAAAAAGACAACTGAAAGGTGAATGAGCCATAAGTGAAATAACAGCATGATGGTGTACTGGAGGGATTAAAGTTGTAACAAGCTCATTAGACTTACAAGTAAATCAGTGATGAGAAAAACCCATGGTAACTGCAAATTCCATGGAAACAGAAATTTGGTAAGACTTTTTAAAGTGAAGGATAActggaaataaatataataacGTGTGATTTA
Encoded here:
- the LOC119696508 gene encoding neurofilament heavy polypeptide-like isoform X2; the protein is MYAFSVLPLSAVLQPGESQQVSSTVSGHLNTISSVPALCHVEGGPTCEVGVTGGASRVSSSLSPRGINCGSRAPLRERRELKRPAPKLGEEGKALEEEERRKKEKKGVPVGKQPPKPEKGKTKPPGKKETKASEKKETQIPKKEAKAPGKKEAKAPEKKEAKAPEKDTKPPEKKESKVLKNKTKFPENKNNLQKRRKANPREEGSQNPREGTQSARKKEPKAPKKGNTKPQRRGN
- the LOC119696508 gene encoding neurofilament heavy polypeptide-like isoform X1 yields the protein MYAFSVLPLSAVLQPGESQQVSSTVSGHLNTISSVPALCHVEGGPTCEVGVTGGASRVSSSLSPRGINCGSRAPLRERRELKRPAPKLGEEGKALEEEERRKKEKKGVPVGKQPPKPEKGKTKPPGKKETKAPEKETKPAEKKETKASEKKETQIPKKEAKAPGKKEAKAPEKKEAKAPEKDTKPPEKKESKVLKNKTKFPENKNNLQKRRKANPREEGSQNPREGTQSARKKEPKAPKKGNTKPQRRGN